gatttagcGGTTAAATGGGGCAATGTACGATGAACAACATCCCTTCTgatcttataatatttataaaatagttaatcCTATAagagttataattattttttttttacctatACTATGGTAAAAAGGTTTACAAACATATATTGACTGTTGGGGTACAATGGAACAAAAcagtaatttatgtataaaaatcgaaaaaaaatcatatattttaataatatttgttatgtatAGGTGATACTACCTACCACTACCACTACCATccgtaatttttatatttatttttgcacaACATTTCATTTGTACCAATGTGCCCCAGGGTCTGGGAAACGACTGCTGGCGCCTTTTTCCTGCCAAGCTTGGATTAAGGATTTGGAAACATAAGCCCCGTATCCAGAATTGACACTGTTGCCATATCTAGTTCTACTGGATAATAGGAGTATTTGGAAATGTTTTTGAACTCCGACGGAAATACctaatatcatatttattgttttcgtGAAAATTTGAAcgagaattttaatattgagttTTTCTGACTAAATTTCACAAGACTTTGTCCTTAGTTTTTGCAGTTTTAAACAAAGACACTGCTATATCAACAtcggaattaaattaaaatacataaaaatattgctttgGCCACTTTCTCTCTTCATTCTCTTTATATTGTCTATATTTTACcctttatttcttctctctTTCCTATGTATGTTCttctatttcatttttgaCAGGAGTGTCTGTCAAAATGAAGCTTtaacttttctttattttgcTCTTTGTCTTTTTTGGCTTGGTGTCTTGCTCGTGCAGGTCTTCATCTGTTATGGTATATTAATTACAGAGGATTCACCGAACATGAAAACGTCTGGAtctaattctttttaaattgacTTTTGTAGAACTTTTGGAATGggtcatatatattttaatatgtatttttagtagTGAGTTAGTTAGTAATGTTTTCCACTAAATAGTATTCAtcaattaattgataaaaacttTACCTTTTTACTCCTCAAAGCAATTTTCATCGTCTATATGGCGTTCCACTGTACAAGCCCATTGAGTCTTGAGCTCCCAATGTCAATATGGAAAATTATGGCTATAAGgcggaatatttttttatttaagaaaataaataattcatttttcatattgtaattacagctaaggtaaataaattaaacaacattttataaataatatatgtattcgGTTGGAAGTTTTCATTAACGGCGTTGTACTCGCTTTTCTTTTATGAGAAAATTTAGAATGTATTTTGGTCCCTATAATTTAGTGGCGAATGTGGTATACGTATGATTTATATCCATACACCTTTTCTTTACTTTCATTCTCACTTGACTCTCGTCGAGCGCTGTTTTGCTCTCCACTCGcttcatttttttcttcattggACTTATTGCCTCCTTCAGCTGACTGCTCATTTGCTGTCTCCGTACTTCTACCTCCAACTCCTTCATTTGATTCCTTGCTTTCATCTCTCTCCTCttctttattttcttcaaTAACTTCATAAccttttcttaaatatttatgggGTATACGataccaatatattttttcaccGCTCTTTTCACTTTTAGAGTTTTCTTTGCTACTTACAGACTGACCTGAATTTTGTTGTTCATTAGAGTTTCCACGACTAGACTCTTGGCGGTTTTGACTCTCATTTTTCTCCTTGGAACCTCCACCTTCTTTACGTCTTTGATTGAGATTTCTCTCAGTGCTTTCTTTACTTTTTTCTCTCCTGCCTTCCTGGCTATTTCTTGATCTGTCAGCTTCTTGGACTTCATTTTGTCGTGAATTTTGTTGATCCTGGCCTTCAGTTTGGCCAGATTCTGTTTTTTCTTCCGACTGGCCGGTGCTAGCATTGCTTTCTTGTTGAGAGCCCCCTTCCCTTGatgattttttcattttataatcgTGAATGACATGCCAAGTTCTTTTTTCATTTTCGTTTTTAGCATTAGATTCaccattttctttattttcagcTCCTTCACCTTTCTCgttatgtttttgtgaataatcTATAAGGACATTGAATCTGTAaagagataatttaaaaatgtaattgttcaaatatttgtatttaacgGCGTAAGTCgtgttttacatttaaaataaacaatattacttttaacaaACTTACCCGATGTGATCATTGGCATGGTATTTGACCAGGCGCTTGCGTCCGTCGGGTTGTATAAGCCAGTAGTTCCCATTGACTTTGTCACCATGCCGCTTTTCCTGTTGTCCTTTAAAGTCATGAGTATGAGGATCCGAAACTTTATACGAGAACTCATAAGAGGGATATGATTCcacctataaaaaaatagtaagtCAATAAAGTAgcgaaatttttaataatatttttcacaaattagaaaaaaaattaatccttaaaattatttcttaagatattttaacgTAACTTACATATTCCTCTTGACGTTCAGACTTGTCATTTTCTGCATTAATCTTTTCTTCTTTGccaaaatatttgataaatgtcTGTTCGGATTTTGCAGCACGCGGTGGATGTGCTGTTGTTACACATATCACAATATTTAGAACTGCAATTAACTGAAAAAAACGTTCATACTTTTAGAAATCTATGagtattcatatttttcttaattttctattggtaatttataattacatagttttatttcatatgGTATTTCGGCGCAAACAGACTGGTCAGATAATTCTTGAGACTTTTATGATGTTGACATGGATCGTgcattgttttaatttgtatataattactattagCAAGTGTTCAGCACTATCCTAACAAAatcgaattttatttatgtttcctCTTTAAGGCCCAATTAAGGCTAAAAAGAAAAACTCACGTACTACAAATCAACCTGATAGTTATATTcggaaataacaatttaataaagattttatctttGCATTCCAAAATTTATCTGTCTAAGCACGAGATTCCGAAACTTGCCAACTATGACTCCTGTACGTCAAAAATGCATTTCATTTTGACATAGGGAGTCAGCTTAGAACTAAATCccgtttctgaatcttactTGAAATTGAGATGTTGTCTCATTTTTTTTGATATACCTAGACTACTTTAGATTCTTGATTGTCGCATCTTCTCCTAATGTTATGctatatattactatttaacATGCTTAATATTTACCTTCCAATCCATTGTGTTAAGTCTGCAAATTTAATACAACTCAATCGATACACGTACGTAATGTGTATTTATACAATGTCTAttcgaaaatataaatattctcgTTATGTTATCAATTACGTAGTTTCACGTTCAATTATTGGGCGTGgttgatttatataattgatatcgAGAAAAAAACTACACCTCATAATTGCATCTGTTACGTTAGGCTCAATTTTGTTATCATGCACTAGTTGGGAATAAATAGTGTGCCGGTAATTGCTTGATTACTGAACCTTGggaaacattataattttcatagtGGTACTCTTTGTATAGTCAGATATGGCTCATTGGTTATGGATGTCTGGTTAGTCAATGGAAACAAGGTAATTGTGTTATTCTGTGCACTTTTTTCTAGATTAAGGCGCGTTTAATCGAAACTATGTATGTggaatttaaaagtataagaTAGACGTTTTGCTTTATATCAAGCAGGATCCCtgtgaaatttaatataacgtatatttaattactttcttAGTAAAccatctttttttaatgtgatacCTTTGCCAATAAAATAACAccctttattcataaaaactaaatcatttCGAATTGCAAACGTTTTTCCCATCGACCGTTAGCTCGGGCAGTGTAGGAAGCATACATAAGCTGGCCTAGTAGACGAAGTTTCTCGTTACGGAggccaaaatatattttcggtCGTGGAGCCAGCggagtgagtcagtgagtgagCTGTCAAACTGTGTGTTTGTATGTGCAATAAGactgttatattttatgtaactgGTAAAGTATACACCAACATaaaactagtctggccataaatactgttacataaaaacttttctttttttcaactttttaattatgtattttgaatttggaacacgtatattattttaaaaaacttctttcgattttgcgcgttttcacatattttttcgcgCTCAttgtcaaattacaatatggaatggcgtgttaaagaaaataggattgcaatgatcgccttgcacaaagtggatATGGAGCCATCGGTCCTATTCCACTTCAAAAGTTTGctatcagccgtatgttcgtatcGATTACTACCAACAGATAAACACTTCGCCTGTCAAAGACCAGAAAAGCCTGAATTCGTAGAAAAGCAAAAAATCCTTAAGAAGCAAAAAATCTCATCGCGAGAAATAAAGATGActcgcgtattataaaataagaccTCAAGCTCGATGTTAATCGTTGATACGCTTGAAATAGAAATTACCTACACGCTTTTTAAACGTAAGTCTTACATAGCTGTAATATCGCCAATACTAGTCCCACTGGTGAAAGAAGAATGTTGAATAGGAATGAATCTTCACTCTggaactttttaatttacccTCTAATGACGATGATACCTGCTGTGCAGGTCAAGGCCCAAGGGTTTGCAGATGATTTCTTGCAGTAGATGGAGAGGTTAACCAAAAGAGCTGATAGAATATTGGACATTGTGCATGCGTGGCcgaaaatttacatattaaaaacaagtcttaaagttaactttttaattaaaatacatttttaaatcatcgtttttatttatactataacAGAAATAACATAATCGGatcaatgttatatatatttatacataaattgattaaatatttgacacaCACGTTTAGAATGATAATTACCTACAAAATTAATGCAATACTatacaattcaattaaataatgctTTCGCTaagcttttataatatagagcaaaaatttatgtaatttttcatTCAATAAATACTCGTTATACACgcgatatttgtaattatatccGTTAGGACCATACCTCACCGAGTTGCCTTGGCGacgttaccatggttacgtCGGGTGTTCCTGCGTCGCCAAAGCATTCAGTTTTGTTTCGACAGTCAGGAATGGATGACAAAATGACTGcactgttattatattattaccagCGTCGCAAAAAGATGAAacgaaaaaagaaaaaaatatggttaCACCCGTTTGTATCAAACCGAAGCCAAAGCGGTGTTTTTCTCAAACACTATGAAGATTTGAGTAAATACCCTGAAAAATGTTCAATTATCTGAGGATATCACTAACATTCGATGAATTATTGAGTTTATGTCGGTAACGCGGCAACTGGTTGGCGACTGAGTGAGTGACGGAGCATACAAACACGTGCAAACAACTGGCAACTTGGCCAGGTATCCAGCGTCACCAGTCGCCGTATGCAGAGCGATCGACTCTGCCTACGCTGGCTACTTGGTGACGTCACCAGTCGGTCGCCAAGTGAGTTATCCGGCATACATCTCAATACGAACTAGTTGGCGACGTCGCTGGCCATGTCGCCATGGCATCTCGGTGAGGTATGGCCCTTAAGGGCCAACAAGGAAGATAACCAGTTGTGCTATagccttttaggtctgggcctctgtttcgtgattgttttttctaataatcaTGGTGATCTGCCTTctgcatgccggtttccttcaccgtccgATCgagtgttaaatacgcacataaaACTCAATTGGTACACAACACAGACCGTACccatttttaacattttgaaatacctaattatttaaagtattaagaCCATAATTACATTCCGTTGCTGATTCTTTTTCCGATTTAACGGCCATATGTCATAAACATGAATCTACTGCATGAGTTATGCATATGCATACGTTATCCTCATAAACAAAATCaagtgattttattttttgcattaattatattctgttacatacatacaaaacaatgggccagttattaaaatgacgcttaacaaaagaaaataagtaCAAACTACTTTAACTAAGTACCACTTACAACAAATGCTAGGAAAATGAAGAATTTAAAGTCCACAACCATAACgcaaattacataaaatcattaatcaaTTGAACTggtcaaataaatttgtagGAACTTCCGGTACTTACGCAGCAACAGATTACAACCGTGGTCGCATACTGTACACCTCGTCAGTCAGGTTTAGTGAAGTGTGAAGTGTTTCAATGACTTGTCGAAAAAAATgacaaatcataaaatataacacttCTAACCTTATCTGTAGCTGCGGTGGTGTTAACATAAGTACCTAAGTTTCCTAGCGGCAATTAATTCTTACGCCCTAAATAGTCACGATTACAAAAAActtcaagtttatttatattagaaaattctAATTGATATGTGAGACTTAGGTCAATTTGGAATAGATCCAAGTGCAACGTTCAACAGCGTACGCTAGAACCAGTGCGTGTTACTATGGTTACCATATATCGTAACCATAATAACCGAAGCCTTTAGTCCACATTTTGAAATAAGCCCGCCAAAgctatagatattttatatgcgataatattgatatgtaaAATcgatatatatgaataaagaagTAAGAACTAGAACTGAGCCTTATCtttggttaattaaaattttcatgaCTAGTAAATCAGATAAAGGTTTACGCACAAATTATACCTGGCCATCACGCAGCAACTGTgttctgtgtttttttttcagtacaGAGTACAATAATGCATGTACGTATGCATGCGTAACCTTCATCTCTGTTAACCAtcgctttttattattaaacagagatatttttacatttcccCAAACGAGAAATCTTTTGTGCATATGCCTAGAAGAAATAAAGCACAAATAAACCTCCTAATTAAACACGTATTATGCTGTAATTATACATCATACCTACAACCAGGTTATATAACATCATATTAAACTCTATAGGCGTCAACATCTTAAAAGCTAAGTTGTGctcaaaaaatattgtaaacacaaatacaatttttttatatacaagcTCTGCAGATGAAATGtgaaatatcttaaattttacaaatatggGAGAGTTTCCTTGCCCCTGAATTATATCTTAAGATCATTAACCATTACCAGATCATATTTCCTAAGgcttatacaattaaaagggACGAAATCTATTATAACCTATCTAT
This portion of the Pieris brassicae chromosome 6, ilPieBrab1.1, whole genome shotgun sequence genome encodes:
- the LOC123711028 gene encoding TNF receptor-associated factor family protein DDB_G0272098-like: MDWKLIAVLNIVICVTTAHPPRAAKSEQTFIKYFGKEEKINAENDKSERQEEYVESYPSYEFSYKVSDPHTHDFKGQQEKRHGDKVNGNYWLIQPDGRKRLVKYHANDHIGFNVLIDYSQKHNEKGEGAENKENGESNAKNENEKRTWHVIHDYKMKKSSREGGSQQESNASTGQSEEKTESGQTEGQDQQNSRQNEVQEADRSRNSQEGRREKSKESTERNLNQRRKEGGGSKEKNESQNRQESSRGNSNEQQNSGQSVSSKENSKSEKSGEKIYWYRIPHKYLRKGYEVIEENKEEERDESKESNEGVGGRSTETANEQSAEGGNKSNEEKNEASGEQNSARRESSENESKEKVYGYKSYVYHIRH